The genomic segment CATCTCGATGTCGCCGATTTTCAGCATGCTTCTCCACGATCCTTCTGGTTTGATCAAATATAAGCATTTAAAAGCTATACCCTTATATTGGGCTTATATTTCACCTGCGAAACAGCAGCTTTACCCCCAGAGGATGGCGGCAGCCATTTCCGCTTGCTTACGCGTTTCCATTTGATTCCGAATCCGTCAATTCTTCATAGCTAACGCCAAGGGTGTTTGATATATGAATCAATAACTTCGCGTCTGCCTTGCGGGTGCCGCGCTCAAGGGAGCCTAACACCGCTACCGACACGCCAAGTACTTTTGCTAATTCCTGCTGTGTATAGCCCTTTAGCTTACGAAATGCCCGGACTCGCTGTGCCAATTGATGATTTTCCATAACATGATGCCTTCCTTTCCATCCTGAAGCGCTGAAGCCGCGGCCGCAGCCACCTGTTCCTTAAGCGGATGGGACTGCTCAATTACATCACCAAGCGGAACGAGCACGAAGGAACGTTCCATCATTCGCGGATGCGGAAGTGTCAGTTCCTCGCCATCCATCACGACATCAGCATACAACAGCAAATCGAGATCTATAGTGCGCGGCCCCCAGCGTATATCTCTAACACGCCCAAGCTGCTGCTCGGTATCCAGCAGAACGTGCAATAAAGCAAGCGGGGACAGCGTAGTTCGTACGGCGATAACCATATTCAGAAAAGGGGGCTGATCCGTATAGCCGACCGGATCGGTCTCATATATGCCCGAAACGCGAAGCACTTCGATGTCTGGGCGGCCGCTTAACTGCTGGATCGCTTGCAGCAAAAGCTGCTGCCGATCCCCTACATTTGAACCGAGAGCCACATACGCATCTGCGGGCGAATTAAACGGAGACAATGCGTCCATCAGCATCCCGCTTTCTGCGCAGCTCTACCGTCACGCCATCAAAATGAATGTCGAACGGCGGGTTTGGCTTCGTCACACGAACCGTTACTTCATTTATCATAGTATAAGCCGCCAGCAACTGCGTTGCAATGCTACCCGCTAAAGCCTCAATCAATTTAAACGGCGCTCCTTCGACGATTTTCTTCGTTAGCGCATGCAATTCGGCATAATTCACCGTTGCTTCCAAATCATCCATCGTTGCCGCTTTCTCCAAATCCAGCAGCAGTTCCAGATCGACACCGAATTTTTGCCCCAGCCTGTTCTCTTCCGCAAAAACACCGTGATAACCGTAAAACTGCATGCCTTTCACAAGCATTCTATCCATAAGCTTACGCCCCTTATACTTATATCTGAATCTATGAATAACGCCGATAGGTAATCGCATCCGACATGATAGCAGTTCTTTTATTCGCGCGCACATCATGCACCCTGACGATTTGACAGCCTTGAGCAATGCCCAGCGCCGTCGTTGCTGCCGTGCCCTCTACCAGCTCTTCCCTTGGCAACTCTAGCGTCTGCCTAATGAAGCTTTTGCGTGAAGTGCCCAGCAGGACAGGATAGCCAAGGGCGTGCAGCTCGGCAAGCCGTCCTAGAAGCTCCATATTTTGCTCATGGGTTTTGGCAAAGCCAAGGCCAGGATCAAGCCAGATCTGCTCCTCTTTCACGCCCGCATGTCTTGCGATTTCGATGCTTTCTTCCAAATCGGCAATAACATCCTCCACAAAATCGGCTGCCAGGTAGACAGGATTCGTCCGATTATGCGTTAAAATAACCGGGCAGCCGTATTCCGCTGCGGCTGCCGCCATATCCGCATCAAATTTGAGTCCCCAAATATCATTAATAATCGTAGCCCCTGCGGCGAGCGCGTGACGTGCTGTCTTTGCCTTATACGTATCGATCGATATCGCAATATGCGGCAGCGCAGCACGGACAGCTTGTATGACCGGAATAACGCGGCGCAGCTCCTCCTCGGCATCGACCGGCACAAAGCCCGGGCGCGTGGATTCGCCGCCGATATCGATAATATCAGCGCCTTCTGCCGCCATCTCCACCGCACGGCTGGCAGCCGCCTCCGCTTCATTAAACTTCCCGCCATCGGAGAAGGAATCGGGTGTAGCATTCAAAATGCCCATAATCAGCGTGCGCTTGCCCAGCTCCAGCTGCTTCCCTCCAGGCAGCTCATAGCTCCTGCTGTAATATTCAAGCTTGCTTTCTCTTGTTATATTCATAAGTTCCGCTCACACCTTTAGCTATTCTAGTCTTCATGCGCAGCTGATTGACGCCTCCACCTTACTTGCTTCTCATCGTATCGGAGCGGTAAGCCTTTAGCAGCTGGCGCGTGATCGGGCCGGCGACAGTCCCTGCTTTCCCGGCTTCCGCTTCCGCTTCCGCCTCAAGCATGGCTGCATTTCTGGCCTTTCCATAGCCCGCGCCGCTTCCTGCACCCGCCTCTTTGCCAACCTGCACCAGAGTGCCGTCGGGACCTGATAACCGCGTCACTGGCACCAGCTCCTGAACGGAGCCCGTCAGCCAAATTTCATCTGCCCCAAGCAGCTGGTTCCAACTATAATGGCCTTCCTCCACCTGAAAGCCCGCCGCACGGGCCAGTTCCATAACGCGCTCTCGCGTAATGCCCGGCAAAATGCCTGTATCAACTGCGGGCGTCCGAATGACACCATCCTGGGCGAAAAAAAGATTGCTGACGATGCCCTCCGTCAGCAGGCCAGCACCGCTCAGCATCAATCCTTCTGCTCCAGGCGAGGCATTGCTCGCGGCCAGCTCGCGCTTCGCTATAATATTATTCATATAATGCAGCGATTTAAGCCGAATCTCGCCTTCGGGCGTATTGCGCTTCGTATGCAGCAGCCTAAGCTCGCGGCCATGCTCATAAAGCGTAGCCTGATAGGGCGGCAGCGGCTTCATCAAGATCAGCTCCTGCGGCTGCTCATAATCGCCTGCCGGCAAGCCTAGCCCGCCATCTCCTGCTGTAACGGTCAGCCGGACATAACCATCCTTCAGCTCATTGGCATGAAGCAGCTCGGCGATCCTCGCCTCAAGAGCGCTTTGATCCGGTTTGTAGCGAATGCCCAGCGACAAACAGCCCGCCTCCAGCCGCCGCAAATGCCGTTCCAGCAAATAAGCGCGGCCGCCATAGGTCCGAAACGTCTCGAACAAACCCAAACCGTACAAAAAGCCGTGATCATATATTGAGATCACAGCTTGACCGGCATCCATGACAACGCCGCCAAACGCGACCTTCATCGCGGCGCGCCTGTACGAATTTTCAAAAAGTTGCGCAGCAGCGTCAGCCCATGCTCGGAAATAATCGATTCCGGATGGAATTGCACCCCTTCAATCGGGTATTCTTTATGGCGAAGGGCCATAATTTCGCCTTCCGCTGTTTCTGCGCTGATTTCAAGACAGTCTGGCAGGGTCTCTTTTTTCACGATAAGGGAATGGTAACGGGTTGCGGTGAACGGCGAAGGGATGCCTTCAAAAATTGTTTTGCCGTCATGCACCATTTGTGATGTTTTTCCATGCATCAAACGTTCAGCGCGAATGACATCGCCGCCAAAAGCTTGTCCAATCGCCTGATGGCCAAGACACACGCCGAAAATCGGAATTTTTCCTTTAAAATGCTCAATGAGCGACAGGCTGATGCCCGCCTCGTTCGGAGAGCAAGGTCCCGGAGAAATCAAAATATGATCAGGTGCCAGCTGCTCAATGTCCGCCAGCCCCAGTTCATCATTTCTTTTCACAACAATGTCCTCGCCAAGCTCGCCTAAATATTGCACCAGGTTGTAGGTAAACGAATCATAGTTATCTATTACGAGAATCATCGCATGCGCCCCCTCTAATGTTTGCGCCCGCTTGGCGCAGCCTGCCTGAACCGTTCACTATACTCAATCGCCTTCCACAGCGCCTTCGCCTTGCTTAATGATTCCTTATATTCGCGCTCCGGCTTGGAATCAATGACGATGCCTGCTCCGGCCTGAATATGCACCATGCCATCTTTGACGACCATAGTCCGTATGATAATATTAAATTCCATATCGCCATTATAGTCAATCCATCCGAGCGAGCCGGTATAAGGACCACGCCTTACAGGCTCCAGCTCCTCAATGATTTCCATCGTGCGGATTTTGGGAGCGCCTGTTATAGTGCCGCCTGGGAAAGTGGCCGCAATCACATCATATGCATCCTTGCCCTCGGCAAGCCGTCCCTCCACTTGGGATACCAAATGCATCACATGCGAATATTGCTCTATGACCATCAGCTCTTCCACCTTCACCGTGCCGTAAGCCGAAATCCGCCCCAAATCGTTGCGCTCCAAATCGACCAGCATAATATGCTCGGCGCGCTCCTTCTCGCTCGTCCGCAGCTCCTCCGCCATGAGCTCGTTTTCCGCCTCTGTTCGGCCGCGTCTGCGCGTTCCGGCAATTGGACGGGCTGCAAGCAAGTCGCCGCGGCGCTCAACGAGCAGCTCCGGCGAAGCCGAAACGAGCTGAAAGTCAGGACAGCGCAGAAAGCCCATATATGGCGATGGATTAATGAGACGAAGCCATTCGTACAGCTCCTCTGGCTGCACACCAAGCGCCCGGCTCTGCCTCACCGATAAATTAACCTGAAATACGTCGCCTTGCCCGATGTAACGCTGAATTTGCCGAACAGCCTCCTCAAAGGCTTCCTTCGAAAAACGCGTGCTGATCCCGCCCATCTCATCCAGATTGCTCTGGAGGGAATCGTCCGTGGCAAGCTGCAGACGCTCTTGACGCAGCTGGCGGCTCTCGCTTGTGCTTGAGCTAGCAGCATGATTCACGCCTCGCTGTCCATTCGCTTCGCTTCCGAACCGCTGCTCCCAATAAACGGCCATCTCATCGGCCCGCGAGCAAGCCTGCGCATAAAGCAGCCGCAGCTCCTCTTCCCTCGCATCGCTTGGCACAAGCGTATGCACCGCGCAATATAGCTTCTTGTCGCTATGATCGACAATCCATAGTTCATTTAAACGCAGAAACAAATAATCCGGCAAATTCAAGTCGTCTTCCGTCAGCTCCGGCAGCCGCTCAATCGAACGAATGACGTCATAGCTCCAAAATCCGACACAGCCGCCCGTCCATTTCGGCGTTCCAGCTGCTTCAAGCTTCGGCGCGCGATAAGGCTCCATCCAGCTCCGCACCACTTCGAGCGGTTTGCCCTGATAGCGCACGACTGAATCAGCTGACTGTGAAGCATCGGCGAGATCTGGGCTCAACGCCCGGGCTTCCGCCTCCAGGCCTTTGCCGCGAATGACGCTTTCCGGCTGCAGGCCGAGATACGTATAGCGCCCGCCCTTGCCGCTCTCCAGCACAAAAGCATACGGCGATGCATCCCGCCATGCCTCCTCCCATGAAGCGACGCCTTCTTCTCCAAGCGGCAGCTCCCGCAGCAGTGGAAAAGTCGTATATTTCTGCTCGGCGTGCCACCCTAACCAATAGTCCAAGGCGGTGAACATCACCTTCCAACCCCCGATCGACAAGCATGTTTATTTTGCCTAGTATACAGAATACCTGCCCAAAAGGAAAGAGCGCTGATAGGGTGAAACTTATACCTTCTTATAATTGAAAAAAGCCCTCCACTCAAATGAATGGAAGGCCAGTCAAACGGTACACCGCTCCAATTAAGGCACGGCCCCGCTTGGTCATAAGTGTTAGTTCTCGAAGTTGAACAGCGGCGTACTGAGGTAACGCTCACCGTTACTTGGAACAACCGCGATAACGCGCTTGCCTTTGCCGAGTTCCTTCGCTACTTTCAAAGCAGCATAGATTGCAGCACCGGAGGAAATTCCGCACAAAATGCCTTCTTCTTTCGCAGCACGGCGTGCGTAGTCGAATGCATCATCATTTTCAACAGTAATCACTTCGTCATAGATCTCACGGTCCAAAATCGTCGGCACGAAGTTAGCGCCAATCCCTTGGATTTTGTGAGGGCCAGGCTGTCCGCCCGAAAGCAGTGGGGAAGCCGCTGGCTCAACCGCGTAAATTTTAATATCTTTGAAGTTCTTCTTCAGCACTTCGCCAGTACCCGTAATTGTACCGCCAGTACCAATGCCCGCTACGAATGCATCCAGCTTGCCGTCCAGGGAGTTGATCGCCTCAACGATTTCTGGGCCTGTCGTCTCGCGGTGGATTTTCACATTCGCTTGGTTATTGAACTGCTGCGGGATAAAATAGGACGGGTTTTCTTTCGCCAATTCCTCGGCTTTGCGAACAGCTCCGTTCATGCCTTCCGAACCTGGCGTCAGAACCACTTCTGCGCCATAGGCACGAAGCAGGTTGCGGCGCTCAATACTCATCGTCTCAGGCATAACAAGAATAGCTTTATAGCCTTTAGCCGCTGCTACCAAGGCAAGACCGATACCTGTGTTGCCGCTCGTAGGCTCAACAATTGTATCGCCCGGCTTAATGATGCCTTCCTGTTCAGCTACTTCAATCATGCTGATTGCGATACGGTCTTTTACGCTCGCACCTGGATTTTGATATTCAAGCTTCACATAAATTTCAGCGCTGTCCTCAGGAACAAGACGATTCAAGCGAACTAGCGGTGTATCACCAATTAGATCAGTAATGCTTTGCACGATTTTTGCCATGTGTCATACTTCCTCCTTATTCCGACTAATTCAGTTGGTTTTTTAACTAATTCCATCTTATCAATGAGTTGTATTCGTTGTCAATACCTTCATTTCCTTCAAGCGACAACGGCAGGCTAACGCCATCCCCGACCGAAAAAGTACCGTTTTGCATTGAAATATAAGCCTGATAGAAGTGGAAGCCTTATAAATGCTTATATTTTGAAAAAGACGGATTGTTCGCCCATTTTCCAATCGTCTGGCGAATACGGCTATATGATGCTCCAATATAATGGAAGCTTATAAACAAACCTAAAATTTCTTATATTTACGGAAAGGTGACAGCATCATATTTCTCCAATAGCTGCTCCTCAATTTGGCTTAGCGAAGGAGCCTGTGATAAAGCCAGCTCTTTGCGAACCAGTTCATGCAATTGCTGCCCCTGTGGCTTATCCGTTGTATGACGCTCCATCAAACGAATAATGGCATAACCTTCGGCAATGGCTATCGGGCCGGCAATCTCTCCCGTACCCAGCTTGCTTGCCGCTGAAAGAATCGCCAGCTCATGAAACGGGTCATTCGCATCAATAAGGCCTAAATCACCGCCAGCCTCTGACGTAAAAGCATCTATCGAGTTTTCAGCCGCGGTTTGCGCGAAATCCGCTCCTTGGGACAGTTTGTCCAGCACGCGGTTCGCCTCTTCCTTATTCGCCGTCACAATCCAGGATAAGCGATATTGCAGCTTGTCTCCGTACTGTTCCTCATGATCCGCAATGTAGCGTTCAACCTCATCGTCCGGCACGTCCACTTTTTGGATCGCTATTTTTTCAGTCAACAGCCTGTACTTCACATCCTTCAAAACTTCCTCTTTGGACATGCCAAGCTGCTGATTCATGACCCGGTAAAAATCCTCTTCGCTATCGTACCCTTCTGCCTGCTCCTCCACAGCTCTCTGCTGTTCCTGAGCGGTAACCTCAAGCTGCTGCGAGGCAGCTTCTTGGTCAATGGCGCTGTGAATCATCATCAGCTTGAGGGTAGCTTCGCCATATTGCTCGCTGAGCCTGTTCATCAGCTCGCTTACCCTAATGCTGTGATTGCCAATGATGGCAATAATTTTATCGTTTTCCGAGCTGCCGGGTACTATCTCATTGCCCGTCTCCGTACGTGTTCCCGAATCCGGCTCATGCTCTGGCAGCCCTTCAG from the Paenibacillus sp. BIHB 4019 genome contains:
- a CDS encoding aminotransferase class IV, yielding MKVAFGGVVMDAGQAVISIYDHGFLYGLGLFETFRTYGGRAYLLERHLRRLEAGCLSLGIRYKPDQSALEARIAELLHANELKDGYVRLTVTAGDGGLGLPAGDYEQPQELILMKPLPPYQATLYEHGRELRLLHTKRNTPEGEIRLKSLHYMNNIIAKRELAASNASPGAEGLMLSGAGLLTEGIVSNLFFAQDGVIRTPAVDTGILPGITRERVMELARAAGFQVEEGHYSWNQLLGADEIWLTGSVQELVPVTRLSGPDGTLVQVGKEAGAGSGAGYGKARNAAMLEAEAEAEAGKAGTVAGPITRQLLKAYRSDTMRSK
- a CDS encoding helix-turn-helix transcriptional regulator, whose amino-acid sequence is MENHQLAQRVRAFRKLKGYTQQELAKVLGVSVAVLGSLERGTRKADAKLLIHISNTLGVSYEELTDSESNGNA
- the pabA gene encoding aminodeoxychorismate/anthranilate synthase component II; this encodes MILVIDNYDSFTYNLVQYLGELGEDIVVKRNDELGLADIEQLAPDHILISPGPCSPNEAGISLSLIEHFKGKIPIFGVCLGHQAIGQAFGGDVIRAERLMHGKTSQMVHDGKTIFEGIPSPFTATRYHSLIVKKETLPDCLEISAETAEGEIMALRHKEYPIEGVQFHPESIISEHGLTLLRNFLKIRTGAPR
- the cysK gene encoding cysteine synthase A; the encoded protein is MAKIVQSITDLIGDTPLVRLNRLVPEDSAEIYVKLEYQNPGASVKDRIAISMIEVAEQEGIIKPGDTIVEPTSGNTGIGLALVAAAKGYKAILVMPETMSIERRNLLRAYGAEVVLTPGSEGMNGAVRKAEELAKENPSYFIPQQFNNQANVKIHRETTGPEIVEAINSLDGKLDAFVAGIGTGGTITGTGEVLKKNFKDIKIYAVEPAASPLLSGGQPGPHKIQGIGANFVPTILDREIYDEVITVENDDAFDYARRAAKEEGILCGISSGAAIYAALKVAKELGKGKRVIAVVPSNGERYLSTPLFNFEN
- the folK gene encoding 2-amino-4-hydroxy-6-hydroxymethyldihydropteridine diphosphokinase: MDALSPFNSPADAYVALGSNVGDRQQLLLQAIQQLSGRPDIEVLRVSGIYETDPVGYTDQPPFLNMVIAVRTTLSPLALLHVLLDTEQQLGRVRDIRWGPRTIDLDLLLYADVVMDGEELTLPHPRMMERSFVLVPLGDVIEQSHPLKEQVAAAAASALQDGKEGIMLWKIINWHSESGHFVS
- a CDS encoding peptidyl-prolyl cis-trans isomerase, whose amino-acid sequence is MNKIGVVRTIVVIQALCMIVLSVVVVVRLSPFSEGLPEHEPDSGTRTETGNEIVPGSSENDKIIAIIGNHSIRVSELMNRLSEQYGEATLKLMMIHSAIDQEAASQQLEVTAQEQQRAVEEQAEGYDSEEDFYRVMNQQLGMSKEEVLKDVKYRLLTEKIAIQKVDVPDDEVERYIADHEEQYGDKLQYRLSWIVTANKEEANRVLDKLSQGADFAQTAAENSIDAFTSEAGGDLGLIDANDPFHELAILSAASKLGTGEIAGPIAIAEGYAIIRLMERHTTDKPQGQQLHELVRKELALSQAPSLSQIEEQLLEKYDAVTFP
- the folP gene encoding dihydropteroate synthase, with the protein product MNITRESKLEYYSRSYELPGGKQLELGKRTLIMGILNATPDSFSDGGKFNEAEAAASRAVEMAAEGADIIDIGGESTRPGFVPVDAEEELRRVIPVIQAVRAALPHIAISIDTYKAKTARHALAAGATIINDIWGLKFDADMAAAAAEYGCPVILTHNRTNPVYLAADFVEDVIADLEESIEIARHAGVKEEQIWLDPGLGFAKTHEQNMELLGRLAELHALGYPVLLGTSRKSFIRQTLELPREELVEGTAATTALGIAQGCQIVRVHDVRANKRTAIMSDAITYRRYS
- the folB gene encoding dihydroneopterin aldolase; the encoded protein is MDRMLVKGMQFYGYHGVFAEENRLGQKFGVDLELLLDLEKAATMDDLEATVNYAELHALTKKIVEGAPFKLIEALAGSIATQLLAAYTMINEVTVRVTKPNPPFDIHFDGVTVELRRKRDADGRIVSV
- a CDS encoding anthranilate synthase component I family protein, with product MFTALDYWLGWHAEQKYTTFPLLRELPLGEEGVASWEEAWRDASPYAFVLESGKGGRYTYLGLQPESVIRGKGLEAEARALSPDLADASQSADSVVRYQGKPLEVVRSWMEPYRAPKLEAAGTPKWTGGCVGFWSYDVIRSIERLPELTEDDLNLPDYLFLRLNELWIVDHSDKKLYCAVHTLVPSDAREEELRLLYAQACSRADEMAVYWEQRFGSEANGQRGVNHAASSSTSESRQLRQERLQLATDDSLQSNLDEMGGISTRFSKEAFEEAVRQIQRYIGQGDVFQVNLSVRQSRALGVQPEELYEWLRLINPSPYMGFLRCPDFQLVSASPELLVERRGDLLAARPIAGTRRRGRTEAENELMAEELRTSEKERAEHIMLVDLERNDLGRISAYGTVKVEELMVIEQYSHVMHLVSQVEGRLAEGKDAYDVIAATFPGGTITGAPKIRTMEIIEELEPVRRGPYTGSLGWIDYNGDMEFNIIIRTMVVKDGMVHIQAGAGIVIDSKPEREYKESLSKAKALWKAIEYSERFRQAAPSGRKH